One window of Pedobacter faecalis genomic DNA carries:
- the gpmI gene encoding 2,3-bisphosphoglycerate-independent phosphoglycerate mutase yields the protein MNTNKKVVLLILDGWGYGKRDHSDAAFVANTPFFDSLQEKYPHSKLEASGEAVGLPAGQMGNSEVGHMNLGAGRIVYQELGRINKAISDRTLHANEVLLDAFHYAKVNNKAVHFIGLLSDGGVHAHINHLKALCDAADEQHLENVFIHAFLDGRDTDPNSGKGFVTDLSEHLSQRNSNAKLASVVGRYFAMDRDNRWERIRIAYDMLTKGIGQHTNDVLGAITASYEKGVTDEFVQPIVITAPDLRPVATIQPDDVVICFNYRTDRGREITSALCQTDYPDFDMHCMKLHYVTMTSYDESFRNVNVIFRKDDLSLTLGEVLEQNQKRQIRIAETEKYPHVTFFFSGGREKEFDGEKRILIPSPKVATYDLQPEMSADGIADAICLELVTGWPDFVCLNFANPDMVGHTGVFEAVVKAVETADRCMERVVTTGVAHGYSFIILADHGNSEFMVNEDGSVNTAHTTNLVPCILIDGDYHSVADGKLGDIAPTVLKIMGIPKPEVMTGTSLV from the coding sequence ATGAATACTAATAAAAAGGTCGTGCTTCTAATCCTGGATGGATGGGGATATGGAAAAAGAGATCATTCTGACGCAGCTTTTGTTGCAAATACACCGTTCTTTGACAGTTTGCAGGAGAAATATCCTCATTCCAAATTGGAAGCCTCAGGAGAAGCGGTTGGCTTGCCTGCAGGACAGATGGGTAATTCTGAAGTAGGTCATATGAACTTGGGCGCGGGCAGAATTGTGTACCAGGAACTGGGCAGAATTAATAAGGCTATAAGCGACAGAACATTGCACGCTAATGAGGTTTTATTGGATGCATTCCATTATGCCAAGGTAAACAACAAGGCTGTTCATTTTATTGGTTTGTTGTCAGATGGAGGAGTACATGCTCATATTAACCATCTTAAAGCGCTTTGTGACGCTGCTGACGAGCAGCATCTTGAAAACGTTTTTATCCATGCGTTCCTGGATGGCAGAGATACTGACCCTAACTCGGGAAAGGGCTTCGTTACGGATCTTTCCGAGCATTTGTCTCAGAGGAATTCGAATGCGAAACTTGCGAGTGTAGTGGGTCGCTACTTCGCGATGGACCGGGACAACCGCTGGGAGCGAATCCGTATTGCCTATGATATGCTTACAAAGGGCATCGGCCAACACACTAATGACGTGCTTGGTGCTATTACTGCCTCATACGAAAAGGGCGTAACAGATGAATTTGTACAACCAATAGTTATAACAGCACCTGATTTGCGTCCGGTTGCCACCATCCAGCCCGACGATGTGGTGATTTGTTTTAATTACAGAACAGACCGTGGCCGCGAAATTACTTCGGCGCTTTGTCAGACAGATTATCCTGACTTTGACATGCATTGTATGAAGCTGCATTATGTAACGATGACGAGTTACGATGAGAGCTTCAGGAACGTTAATGTTATTTTTAGAAAAGACGACCTCTCGCTTACACTGGGCGAAGTTTTGGAGCAAAACCAAAAACGGCAGATCCGCATTGCTGAAACGGAAAAATATCCTCACGTTACGTTCTTTTTCTCGGGCGGACGTGAAAAAGAGTTTGACGGAGAGAAGCGTATCCTTATTCCCTCTCCGAAGGTGGCTACCTACGACCTGCAACCTGAGATGAGCGCAGATGGAATTGCTGATGCAATTTGCCTAGAGCTGGTGACTGGCTGGCCTGATTTCGTTTGCCTGAATTTTGCAAATCCGGATATGGTAGGTCACACAGGTGTTTTTGAAGCTGTGGTAAAGGCGGTAGAAACTGCAGACCGTTGTATGGAGCGCGTGGTGACAACAGGCGTTGCGCATGGGTATTCTTTCATCATTTTAGCCGATCATGGCAATTCTGAATTTATGGTTAACGAGGATGGCTCTGTAAACACCGCCCATACTACTAATTTGGTGCCTTGTATCTTAATTGATGGTGATTACCATTCAGTTGCGGACGGAAAATTAGGCGACATCGCGCCCACCGTTCTGAAAATTATGGGTATTCCCAAGCCTGAAGTAATGACCGGGACCAGTCTTGTTTAA
- a CDS encoding DUF4783 domain-containing protein yields MIKYLLSILLLSYSVVSGNAVQVDILDNLSNQLKAGNSKDIASSFTSSVELSVIDEEDVYAKAQAEQILRSFFSKHPPVKAAVIHRLDTNPNYRYGAFSLATKSGNFRVSVTMKKIAASFFITELRIEAEK; encoded by the coding sequence ATGATCAAGTACCTTTTATCCATACTCCTGCTCTCTTACAGCGTTGTTTCAGGCAATGCGGTACAGGTCGATATTTTAGATAATCTATCGAATCAGCTCAAAGCGGGTAATTCCAAAGACATCGCATCCTCATTTACCTCATCAGTGGAATTAAGCGTGATTGACGAAGAAGATGTGTATGCAAAAGCACAGGCAGAACAAATATTGAGAAGTTTCTTTTCTAAGCATCCTCCTGTCAAGGCAGCGGTTATACACCGCCTTGATACAAATCCTAATTACAGATACGGAGCTTTCTCGCTTGCAACAAAAAGCGGAAATTTCAGGGTATCTGTTACAATGAAGAAAATCGCCGCTTCGTTTTTTATCACCGAATTGCGAATTGAGGCCGAGAAGTAG
- a CDS encoding M48 family metallopeptidase — protein sequence MRRILLTGSVAVALALSSCSTVPLTGRSRLNLVSNDQVLPMAFQAYSEFLTENKSAVLPSNNAQAQRVKNVGNKLIASVKNYMNNNNYGDLIADYKWEVNVVQSKELNAWCMPGGKIVVYTGILPVTQDDAGLATVLGHEIAHAIAGHSAERMSQEMVSQGIGVAGNVALSRNPRSQSVFNTLYGVGAPIAMLKYSRNQELEADRLGLIFMAMAGYNPQNATSFWQRMSSASQGSQKPPEFLSTHPSDATRIAQIQRALPEAQRYYNSTTGKPIR from the coding sequence ATGAGAAGGATATTACTTACAGGATCAGTTGCGGTTGCGCTGGCCCTATCATCTTGTTCTACGGTACCCTTGACTGGCAGAAGCAGGTTAAACCTGGTGAGTAACGATCAGGTGTTGCCAATGGCATTTCAAGCTTACAGCGAGTTTCTTACAGAAAACAAAAGTGCGGTTCTGCCCAGTAATAACGCTCAGGCGCAGCGGGTTAAGAATGTAGGCAACAAGCTAATTGCTTCTGTGAAGAATTATATGAACAACAACAATTACGGAGACCTGATTGCCGACTATAAGTGGGAAGTGAATGTTGTTCAGAGTAAGGAGCTGAACGCATGGTGCATGCCCGGCGGAAAAATTGTGGTTTATACCGGAATACTGCCTGTCACGCAGGATGATGCTGGCCTGGCAACGGTTTTAGGGCATGAAATCGCTCACGCAATAGCAGGCCACAGCGCCGAACGTATGTCTCAGGAAATGGTGTCGCAGGGCATAGGTGTCGCCGGAAACGTGGCCTTGTCCAGAAATCCACGCAGTCAATCTGTTTTTAACACCCTGTACGGCGTTGGAGCTCCAATTGCGATGTTAAAATACTCGCGAAATCAGGAATTGGAGGCAGACAGATTAGGTCTCATATTTATGGCAATGGCAGGATACAATCCGCAAAATGCCACATCCTTCTGGCAAAGAATGTCCAGCGCCTCACAGGGAAGCCAGAAACCACCTGAGTTTTTAAGTACACACCCAAGTGATGCTACACGTATTGCTCAAATCCAGCGAGCTCTACCAGAGGCACAACGATATTACAACTCTACAACAGGGAAACCTATCCGATAG
- a CDS encoding tetratricopeptide repeat protein, whose protein sequence is MNHLKLAVFILLLSSSSAALSQANNYDRLAMRAMLKGDYKAAVTQLEKAEAKDPSNANILKMLGYSYYQCGNFDHAISAYSRFINVKPSDYSAYYYRGKARLNVANDPKESSNQLREGFYLASIKDFSKAIEINGEEDPQLLQNRGLAYKDYAIYKSYKIKRSSDKAGCLALFNNSISDFNKILLIQPQRKDIVSLVDYVKAQIASLK, encoded by the coding sequence ATGAATCATTTAAAACTGGCTGTGTTTATACTTCTGCTAAGTTCCAGCAGTGCTGCCCTCAGTCAAGCGAATAATTACGATAGATTAGCAATGCGCGCCATGTTGAAGGGCGACTATAAGGCAGCGGTAACGCAGCTGGAAAAGGCGGAGGCAAAAGACCCCAGCAATGCTAACATTTTAAAAATGCTTGGTTACTCGTATTATCAATGTGGCAACTTTGATCACGCCATATCCGCATATTCCCGGTTTATCAATGTAAAGCCAAGCGATTATTCCGCGTACTACTATCGTGGCAAAGCACGGCTAAACGTCGCAAACGACCCTAAAGAGTCCTCGAATCAATTGCGGGAAGGCTTCTATCTGGCGTCTATAAAAGATTTCAGCAAAGCAATAGAAATAAACGGAGAAGAAGATCCGCAACTTCTTCAAAACAGGGGACTTGCCTATAAAGACTATGCAATTTATAAGTCCTACAAGATCAAGCGGTCGTCCGACAAAGCAGGATGCCTTGCCTTGTTTAATAACTCAATTTCTGACTTTAATAAAATCCTCCTGATCCAGCCTCAACGTAAAGACATCGTTTCACTGGTAGATTACGTAAAGGCACAAATAGCCAGTTTAAAATAG
- the nadC gene encoding carboxylating nicotinate-nucleotide diphosphorylase, with protein MDKQIIDQFVRHAISEDQGDGDHTSLATIPGNTQGRAKLLVKESGVIAGVELALSIFHAVDEQLIVEAYAKDGDKVAEGDVVLVVSGNVQSILLSERLVLNCMQRMSGIATITRDLVNLLEPYKTKLLDTRKTTPGFRYFEKWAVRIGGGVNHRTGLYDMILIKDNHVDFAGGIKNAIESANDYLSNHKKQLEIEIEVRNLMELSEVLATGSVDRIMLDNFNYADLTEAVNLIGGRYITEASGGITRDNLVAYAACGVDYISMGALTHSVKSLDLSLKAF; from the coding sequence TTGGATAAGCAAATCATAGATCAGTTCGTAAGACACGCTATTTCAGAAGATCAGGGAGATGGTGATCATACCTCACTAGCAACAATTCCGGGGAATACACAAGGCAGAGCAAAACTGCTTGTGAAAGAAAGTGGGGTCATAGCAGGAGTCGAACTCGCGCTAAGCATATTCCACGCAGTAGACGAGCAGTTGATCGTTGAAGCGTACGCTAAGGATGGAGACAAGGTTGCAGAAGGTGATGTTGTTTTGGTCGTTTCCGGAAATGTGCAGTCCATCTTACTTTCAGAACGGTTGGTGTTGAACTGCATGCAACGCATGAGCGGGATAGCAACCATAACCCGCGACCTCGTCAACCTTCTCGAACCCTACAAAACCAAGCTATTAGATACGCGCAAAACGACGCCTGGATTCCGCTACTTCGAGAAGTGGGCAGTACGTATCGGAGGGGGTGTTAATCACCGTACGGGCTTATACGATATGATTCTCATCAAAGACAACCATGTTGATTTTGCCGGAGGTATCAAAAACGCAATTGAGTCGGCAAACGACTATTTAAGCAATCATAAAAAGCAACTGGAGATCGAGATTGAGGTGAGAAACCTTATGGAGCTGTCGGAAGTTTTAGCGACAGGCTCTGTAGACAGGATCATGTTAGACAACTTTAATTATGCCGACCTGACAGAAGCTGTTAACCTGATCGGCGGACGTTATATAACCGAAGCATCAGGTGGCATCACCAGAGACAACCTGGTGGCTTACGCCGCTTGTGGCGTCGATTATATATCCATGGGTGCGCTCACTCATTCTGTAAAAAGTCTTGACCTGAGTCTAAAAGCTTTTTAA
- the plsY gene encoding glycerol-3-phosphate 1-O-acyltransferase PlsY: MISVYSIFAVLFAYLLGSIPTAVWLGQAFYGVDVREYGSGNAGATNTFRVLGKKAGLAVMIIDIAKGFTATQLAYFIGLSVTGPQNSSQFINYQLALGVTAVMGHLFPVFAGFRGGKGVATLFGMILAVNFQAAMLCVLVFVVVLLVTKYVSLSSICAGFTFPLSIVFILHSSIKSEVLYGMCVCILVLVTHQKNLERLLKGKESKVYLFKKGKI; encoded by the coding sequence ATGATATCGGTGTACTCGATTTTCGCGGTTCTCTTTGCCTATCTTTTAGGATCCATACCCACGGCAGTCTGGCTCGGACAGGCATTCTATGGCGTGGATGTAAGGGAATACGGAAGTGGGAATGCCGGGGCGACAAACACTTTCCGGGTACTGGGAAAAAAGGCAGGACTTGCCGTGATGATCATCGATATAGCTAAAGGTTTTACAGCAACCCAACTGGCTTATTTTATAGGGCTCTCTGTTACCGGGCCGCAAAACTCTTCACAGTTTATCAATTACCAGCTGGCACTTGGCGTCACCGCTGTTATGGGCCATCTTTTTCCTGTTTTCGCCGGGTTTAGGGGTGGTAAGGGCGTTGCCACGCTTTTTGGAATGATTTTGGCAGTAAACTTCCAGGCGGCTATGCTTTGTGTTCTTGTCTTTGTTGTCGTGTTGCTGGTTACGAAGTACGTATCACTAAGCTCCATATGTGCAGGGTTTACATTCCCTTTAAGCATTGTATTTATTCTGCATTCTTCTATAAAGTCGGAAGTTTTATATGGGATGTGTGTCTGCATACTGGTCCTGGTTACCCACCAGAAAAATCTCGAACGGCTGCTTAAAGGCAAGGAATCGAAAGTATACCTCTTTAAAAAAGGAAAAATTTAA